The Actinomycetota bacterium region CCGGCCAGTGGCCGGTGTGCGCGGCCTTCGCCCGGTGACAGTCACCACCCATCGCTGGTGACTGTCACCGGATCTGGCTCATAGGGTCGCGATAGTCGCGCCGTCGCCGCCCTCATCCACGGGGGCCAGCTCGAACGACTTCACCAGCGGGTGGACGCGCAGTTCATCGGCCACCGACTCGCGCAGGGCGCCGGTGCCACGGCCGTGGATCACCCGCACGGTGCCAAGCCCCGCCTGGGCGGCCATGTCGATGTGATCGCGCACGGCACGGCGGGCGGCCTCGGCGCGCTGGCCGCGCACGTCCACCTCTGGTGGCACCGCCTCGAGCGCCGGGCGCACCTCGGCCACAGGTCGCGGCGCGGCGGTGGCGGCGGGAGTGCGGTCGGGGGCCAGGCGTGCGAGCGGCACGCGCACCCGCGCCGACGGTCCCTGCAGCTCGGCCTCATCCCCCTCGATGGCGATCACCACCCCGCGCACACCCAGCGCGAGGTCGACCGCGTGCTCGCCCACCTCGGGGGCACGCTCCGGCGCGACCGGCGCGGCGATGGACGTGAGGCGCTCGGTGGCCAGGCGCGCGGCCTCGTCAGCAGCGCCCAGCCGGCGGTCGCGCTCTTTCTGGCGATCGACCGAGCGGCGATCGCGGTCCTCGAGCTTGCGGCCCGCGGAGATCTCGCGACGGAGCTCCGCCAGGTCGCGCCGCAGCTCCTCGAGCTCTGCCTCGGCCTCGGCGCGCATGCGGGCGCGCTCTTCGTCGGCCCGCACGCGCAGCTTCTCGCGCTGCCGCCCGGCCTCGCGGCGCTCGCGCTCGGCCACCGCGCGCGCCTCGGCCGCCTCGACGCGGTCGCGCTCCGCTGCCGCCCGCGCGCGCTCGGCATCCTCGGTGAGACCGGCCAGCGCCGCGCGCTCAGCCCCCAGGGCCTCGCGCGCGCGCGCGAGCACCCCGGGCGGCATGCCGAGCCGTTCGGCGACGCCGATGGCGTGCGATCCGCCGGGGTCGCCCACCGCAAGGCGGTAGGTGGGCGCGAGGGTGTCGGGGTCGAGGCCCACGGCAGCGTTGGCGGCACCCTCGGTCTCCACAGCCCACGACTTGACTTCGGGCGAGTGGGTGGTGGCCAGCACCAGGGCCCCGCGGTCGACCAACTCCCCCAGCACCGCCTGGGCGATGGCCGCGCCCTCGCTCGGGTCGGTGCCGGCGCCCACCTCGTCGAGCAGCACCAGGGATCGCGGGCCGGCGGCGTCGAGCACGGCGACGAGCGTGCGCACGTGCGCCGAGAAGGTAGAGAGGCTCTCGGCGATCGACTGCTCATCGCCGATGTCAGCGAGCACGGCGTCGAACACCGGCAGGCGCACCGACTCGGCGGGCGGCTCGAGCCCGCACTGGTGCAGCAGCGCGAACAGGCCGAGGGTCTTGAGCGACACGGTCTTGCCGCCGGTGTTGGGCCCGCTCACGACCAGAGCGCGCACGGAGCTCAGGTCGAGGGTGATGGGCACTGCGGTGCCCGGCTCGAGCATCGGATGCCGGGCGTCCACCAGCATCGGATCGCCATCCTCCACCGGCGCGCCGCGCCACGCGCGCGACAACGCCGCACGCGCCAGGCGCAGGTCGACCTCGGCAAGCGATTCCACGGCGGTCTCGATGGCGTAGCCGTGATCCTCCACTAGCGCGCGCAGGCCAGCGAGCACCGCCGCGAGCTCCTCGCGCTCGCGCGCCTGGGCCTCGCGCACGCGGTTGCTGGCCTCCACCACCGGCAGCGGCTCCACGAACAGCGTGGCGCCCGAGTCGGAGGTGTCGTGCACGATGCCCGGCACCGCAGAGCGCGATGAGGCCTTCACCGCCAGCACGGGCCGTCCTGCCCGCTCGGTGATGAAGCCCTCCTGCAGGTGGGGCTTCACGCCCTGCGCAATCTCGCGCAGGGCGTCCTGCGCCTGACGGCGGAGCTCGGCCACATCGCGCCTGGCGCGGGCGAGCCCCGGCGAGGCGTCGTCGCGGATTCCCCCGCGGCCGTCCAGCACCGCGCCCAGGCGGTCGGCCACGCGCGCCATCGCCCCGGCATCAATGAGATCGGCCACGTCGGCCATCAGCGGCACCGCTTTGGCGTGCTCCATCACCGCCTCGCGCACTTCTCCCGCCACCTCGCAGGTGGCGCGCACGCGCTCGAAGGCCATGATCTCCATGGGCGCACCGCGGCGGGCATCGCCCACCTCCTGCCGTACGTCGTGCGCGCCACCGGGACCGGCCACGGCCATCTCCCACAACATGCCCGCCTCGCGGGTGACCTCGCGAAGCCTGGCGACCTCATGCGCGTCGGACGAGGGCATGAGTCCACGGGCACGCGCGGCCCCGCCCTCGAACGACGTCATTCCGGCGAGTCGCTCGCGGATGGCCGGAAGCTCCAACAGTTCCATCGCATGCGCGTCCACGCTCCTATGGTGCCGCGTATCGCCGCCGGACGCCGGTGCTGTGGTACTAACCCGTTATGCCCCAAGCACCCGTGCCCCAGGCGATCGCCGACTTCCTCGATGCGCCCAACCTCTGCGTGATGGCCGTGCTGCGCCCCGACGGATCGCCCCACACCACGGCCATCTGGTACCGGTGGCTGGGCGATGACCGCGTGCTCGTGAACATGGACGACGTGCGCCCACGCCTCAAGTGGCTGCGCCGTGACGGGCGCGTGGCCTTCACCTGCATCGACCCCGATACCTTCTACCGGCAGGTGAGCCTGATGGGCGAGGTGGAGGAGATCTACGAGGACGTCGACCGCGCGGACATCGACGGGCTCAGCAACATCTACACGGGCAGGCCCTACCCCCGTACCGCGCATCCGCGCATCTCGGTGCGCATCCGTGTGGACCGCTGGCACGGCTGGGACCGCAGCCCCGCGGAAGCCGAGGACCCGGACAGGCCGCGCCTACCCGTTTAGCGCCGCCTAGCTGGCTGCGAGCGGCCCCCACCCAACCGACACCTCGGGCTGGGGCGGCTGATGCGGCTCATGCCAGATCCATCGGGCCGGATTCGGTGGGTGTCGTAGTTGCCATCAGGGCTGGCCGCGAGGGCGATCCACTTCCCGTCGGGCGTGTACTCGGGACCCACGTGCTGGGTCGGCGGGGTGGCCGACGGCTGTGCAGGCGAACCGAGGGCCGGTGATGCTCCGCTATCGGGACGCCCGGATTCGAACCGGGGACCCCCTGCTCCCAAAGCAGGTGCGCTACCAGGCTGCGCCACGTCCCGTCGCGGGCGAGGCTATCAGCGCCCCTCAACGGAACGGCGCGAGCCACTCCGACCAGCGGCGCCTCAGGCCGAGGAAGGCCAGGCCGATGACGATCACCACCGCCCCCGACGCGAGGAAGAAGCCCCCGTACCCGAGCAACTCGACGAGCCGGGCGGTCTGGCCACCGAGGGCGCCACCGAGCGCGGCCGCCAGGTACCACAGCCCCAGCAACTGGCCGGTGAGGCCGGGCGGGGAGATCTCGGTGGTGGTGGACAGCGCGATGGGCACGATGAACAGCTCGGCCCAGGTGAGGATGAGGAAGGTGAGCAGCACCCAGCCGAGCGCAGACGACCTGCCGTCCTGCGCAGCGAAGCCCGGGGCTGTCAGCACGAGGAAGCTCAGCCCCACGCCCACGATGCCGATGACGGCCTTGGTGGGCGTGGTGGGCGCCCGCCGGCCGAGCCATGTCCACAGCACCGCGAATACCGGGGCGAAGATGACCACCAGCACCGGGTTGATGGAAAGCAGCCAGCTGGTGGGCATGGTGAACGATCCGATGCCGCGCTGCACCCAGTCCTGGGTGAACTCCGTGATGGTGGATCCCGCCTGCGACGACAGCGTGAAGTACACGACGCTGGCGATGAACAGCAGCAGGAACGCCTTCAGGTGCCGGTGCTCGGAGGGCGATGCCTTCGCCCGGCGAAGCAGCGCCCAGAACGCCAGCACGGCGACAAGCGCCACCAGGGCGGTGACCACGGCGGACACCACCGCGGCCGTGAACCCCAGGAGCCCGATCGTCACCGCGAACACGGCGGCGACCGCCAGCAGCGCCCCGACGCCACCCATCAGCG contains the following coding sequences:
- a CDS encoding endonuclease MutS2; amino-acid sequence: MDAHAMELLELPAIRERLAGMTSFEGGAARARGLMPSSDAHEVARLREVTREAGMLWEMAVAGPGGAHDVRQEVGDARRGAPMEIMAFERVRATCEVAGEVREAVMEHAKAVPLMADVADLIDAGAMARVADRLGAVLDGRGGIRDDASPGLARARRDVAELRRQAQDALREIAQGVKPHLQEGFITERAGRPVLAVKASSRSAVPGIVHDTSDSGATLFVEPLPVVEASNRVREAQAREREELAAVLAGLRALVEDHGYAIETAVESLAEVDLRLARAALSRAWRGAPVEDGDPMLVDARHPMLEPGTAVPITLDLSSVRALVVSGPNTGGKTVSLKTLGLFALLHQCGLEPPAESVRLPVFDAVLADIGDEQSIAESLSTFSAHVRTLVAVLDAAGPRSLVLLDEVGAGTDPSEGAAIAQAVLGELVDRGALVLATTHSPEVKSWAVETEGAANAAVGLDPDTLAPTYRLAVGDPGGSHAIGVAERLGMPPGVLARAREALGAERAALAGLTEDAERARAAAERDRVEAAEARAVAERERREAGRQREKLRVRADEERARMRAEAEAELEELRRDLAELRREISAGRKLEDRDRRSVDRQKERDRRLGAADEAARLATERLTSIAAPVAPERAPEVGEHAVDLALGVRGVVIAIEGDEAELQGPSARVRVPLARLAPDRTPAATAAPRPVAEVRPALEAVPPEVDVRGQRAEAARRAVRDHIDMAAQAGLGTVRVIHGRGTGALRESVADELRVHPLVKSFELAPVDEGGDGATIATL
- a CDS encoding TIGR03618 family F420-dependent PPOX class oxidoreductase; this encodes MPQAPVPQAIADFLDAPNLCVMAVLRPDGSPHTTAIWYRWLGDDRVLVNMDDVRPRLKWLRRDGRVAFTCIDPDTFYRQVSLMGEVEEIYEDVDRADIDGLSNIYTGRPYPRTAHPRISVRIRVDRWHGWDRSPAEAEDPDRPRLPV
- a CDS encoding peptide MFS transporter; the protein is MPLEAPVIRMVRKVVMRAIVRAAVWPWGRWHNSSVAERRRQPRGVVTLALVEMWERFSYYGMVALLVLFLIEPEGSGFPPGPGEGFTEADAAALFGVYSALVLAAPLLGGWVGDRLTGPRRAFVAGGVLIALGHFVLLAPGIGFFWFGLLVIAAGTGLLKPNISTTLGLLYDDDDPRRDGGFSLFYFGINVGAFTAPIICGWIATSYSYRLAFSVAGIGMVLGLVQYAIGRGRLGDAGKAVPRPATSGQRRTALMGGVGALLAVAAVFAVTIGLLGFTAAVVSAVVTALVALVAVLAFWALLRRAKASPSEHRHLKAFLLLFIASVVYFTLSSQAGSTITEFTQDWVQRGIGSFTMPTSWLLSINPVLVVIFAPVFAVLWTWLGRRAPTTPTKAVIGIVGVGLSFLVLTAPGFAAQDGRSSALGWVLLTFLILTWAELFIVPIALSTTTEISPPGLTGQLLGLWYLAAALGGALGGQTARLVELLGYGGFFLASGAVVIVIGLAFLGLRRRWSEWLAPFR